One Scytonema millei VB511283 DNA window includes the following coding sequences:
- a CDS encoding glycosyltransferase family 2 protein, whose protein sequence is MTVSQIKSQGIEQRELRRVRRSRLATLVMLSIVAFSSLIVGGWFAGEGTITSIFLQLQNFQNNPPFWLEVPMLSGGYLLAPTIVLLLIVMLVMRISPQPKRWSRQIVVAILLLLTIRYIIWRSLTTLNLATPLNGVFSLGLLFLEFIVLTSSTIQLFLMLNVKDRSREADRFAVAVLDGSFAPTVDILIPTYNEPTFILRRTIIGCQALEYPYKKIYLLDDTRRPEVKDLARELGCQYLTRSDNKHAKAGNLNHAIAKTQGELIVVFDADFVPTKNFLTRTVGFFQNEKIALIQTPQSFYNADPIARNLGLEDAVTPEEEVFYRQIQPIRDGSDSVICAGTSFVVRRKALQAAGGFVTDSLSEDYFTGIRLSAQGYRLIYLDEKLSAGLAAENIAAHATQRIRWAQGTLQAFFIDANPLTIKGLRPLQRIAHLEGLLHWFTSISRVGFLFMPLAYSFLGVIPLRATATELLYFFLPYYLVQLSVFAWLNHRSRSALLSDIYSLVLCFPLALTVIQVMLRPFAKGFKVTPKGQQRDRFSFNWKLASPLIILFAITAISLWRNLGMSMAKAEWATTVPLEIAQQIRGIGLGWLWSGYNLIMLGIAILILLDAPKPDVYDWFALRRTVRCNIQGENYWGVTTMISEVGAEIALTQKAIISAAEMQPVTLEIMEEGVKLTGEVIRTGFQNEFPTVRVMFQQLNLSQHRRLVEMLFCRPGQWKRHNTPGEFKSILLILKILFRPRIIFDRNIDVNAIAVSQG, encoded by the coding sequence ATGACAGTTTCTCAGATTAAAAGTCAGGGGATAGAGCAGAGAGAACTCAGGCGCGTGAGGCGATCGCGTCTCGCTACGCTAGTTATGCTCAGTATTGTGGCATTTTCTAGCCTGATAGTTGGAGGATGGTTTGCCGGAGAAGGCACAATTACTTCGATTTTTTTACAATTGCAAAATTTTCAAAATAATCCTCCTTTTTGGTTAGAAGTACCAATGCTATCAGGAGGATATTTACTAGCTCCCACAATTGTTTTACTCCTAATTGTGATGCTAGTTATGCGAATTTCTCCCCAACCGAAACGATGGTCGCGACAAATTGTAGTAGCGATATTACTGCTGCTGACTATCCGTTATATTATTTGGCGATCGCTAACTACCCTCAATCTTGCTACTCCCCTCAATGGTGTATTTAGTCTGGGACTATTATTTTTAGAATTTATAGTATTAACCAGCAGTACAATTCAACTATTTTTAATGTTGAATGTCAAAGACCGCAGCCGCGAAGCCGACCGCTTTGCTGTAGCCGTGCTTGACGGTAGTTTTGCCCCAACAGTTGATATTTTAATTCCTACTTATAACGAGCCTACTTTTATCCTCAGACGGACTATTATCGGTTGCCAAGCCCTGGAATATCCGTATAAAAAAATCTACTTACTTGACGATACGCGCCGACCGGAAGTCAAAGATTTAGCTAGAGAGTTGGGCTGTCAATATTTAACTCGTTCCGATAATAAGCACGCTAAAGCAGGTAACTTAAATCATGCGATCGCCAAAACTCAAGGCGAATTAATTGTTGTCTTTGATGCCGATTTTGTCCCAACTAAAAACTTTCTCACTCGAACTGTTGGTTTTTTCCAAAACGAAAAAATTGCTTTAATTCAAACACCCCAAAGTTTTTATAACGCCGATCCAATCGCCCGTAATTTAGGGTTAGAAGATGCAGTTACCCCAGAAGAAGAAGTTTTTTATCGTCAAATTCAGCCAATTAGAGACGGATCTGATAGCGTCATTTGTGCTGGTACTTCTTTTGTCGTCAGACGCAAAGCGCTACAAGCTGCTGGCGGTTTTGTCACAGATTCTTTGAGCGAAGATTACTTTACAGGAATTCGTTTATCAGCTCAGGGTTATCGATTAATTTATTTAGATGAAAAACTCAGTGCGGGTTTAGCAGCCGAAAACATCGCCGCTCATGCTACGCAGCGGATCAGATGGGCGCAAGGGACGTTACAAGCATTTTTTATCGACGCAAACCCTTTAACAATCAAAGGATTGCGACCTTTACAAAGAATTGCGCATTTAGAAGGATTATTGCATTGGTTCACTAGTATTTCCCGGGTTGGGTTTTTATTTATGCCGCTTGCCTATTCATTTCTAGGAGTGATTCCACTCAGGGCAACAGCAACCGAATTGTTATACTTCTTTTTGCCCTACTATTTAGTTCAACTCTCAGTATTTGCTTGGTTGAATCACCGCTCGCGCTCGGCTTTACTATCAGATATATACTCTTTAGTTTTATGCTTTCCCTTGGCTTTGACTGTAATTCAAGTCATGTTAAGACCGTTCGCCAAAGGATTTAAAGTCACTCCAAAAGGACAACAGCGCGATCGCTTTTCATTTAATTGGAAACTAGCTTCACCTTTAATTATTTTGTTTGCGATCACAGCTATCAGTCTGTGGCGCAACTTAGGAATGTCTATGGCCAAAGCAGAATGGGCAACAACAGTACCATTAGAAATTGCTCAACAAATTCGAGGTATTGGTTTGGGTTGGCTGTGGAGTGGCTACAACTTAATTATGTTGGGTATTGCAATTTTAATTCTGCTTGACGCTCCCAAGCCAGATGTTTACGATTGGTTTGCTCTCCGGCGAACAGTAAGGTGCAATATTCAAGGGGAAAATTATTGGGGAGTCACGACGATGATTTCTGAAGTTGGAGCGGAAATTGCTTTGACACAAAAAGCAATAATTTCAGCAGCAGAAATGCAGCCAGTCACGTTAGAAATTATGGAGGAAGGAGTAAAATTAACTGGTGAAGTCATTCGGACTGGATTTCAAAATGAATTTCCTACAGTTAGGGTCATGTTTCAACAACTCAATCTCAGCCAACATCGCCGCTTAGTAGAAATGTTATTTTGTCGCCCTGGACAATGGAAGCGCCATAACACGCCAGGGGAATTCAAATCGATTTTACTGATTCTGAAAATTCTATTCCGACCGCGAATCATATTCGATCGCAATATAGATGTCAATGCGATCGCAGTTTCTCAAGGATAG
- the sufR gene encoding iron-sulfur cluster biosynthesis transcriptional regulator SufR, whose product MVTTQQPSTKQDILQYLMKQGQATAQELATELDVSPQAIRRHLKDLEAEELLLYQAVHLGMGRPQHVYKLSDKGRDRLRRTINDAGGDSHGQFAVSLLDTLAQTVGREQMGTILRMQWERKALEYRDRVGEGSLQERVANLVELRKAEGYMAEWYFVNEENSARGFIITEHNCAIANVAESFPVVCGHELEMFATILPDCQVERTHWIIDGEHRCGYLVRSTGKKS is encoded by the coding sequence ATGGTGACAACGCAGCAGCCCTCGACCAAGCAGGATATTCTGCAATATTTGATGAAGCAGGGGCAAGCCACGGCACAGGAGCTAGCCACAGAGCTTGATGTCAGTCCACAAGCGATTCGTCGCCATTTAAAAGATCTAGAAGCAGAGGAACTACTTTTATATCAAGCAGTTCACCTGGGAATGGGGCGACCGCAACACGTATATAAACTGAGCGATAAAGGGCGGGATCGCCTGCGTCGTACAATTAACGATGCAGGGGGAGATAGCCACGGACAATTTGCCGTTTCCCTGCTCGACACCCTCGCCCAAACAGTGGGGCGAGAACAAATGGGGACGATTTTACGGATGCAATGGGAGCGTAAAGCTCTAGAATACCGCGATCGCGTCGGCGAGGGTTCGTTGCAAGAGCGAGTAGCGAACTTAGTAGAATTGAGAAAAGCTGAAGGCTACATGGCAGAGTGGTATTTCGTCAATGAAGAGAATTCAGCTAGAGGATTTATCATTACCGAACATAATTGTGCCATTGCCAACGTTGCCGAGTCCTTTCCTGTAGTTTGCGGACACGAGTTAGAAATGTTTGCCACAATTTTACCTGATTGTCAAGTCGAGCGCACCCACTGGATCATTGACGGCGAACACCGTTGCGGATATTTAGTACGAAGCACGGGGAAGAAGTCGTAA
- the sufB gene encoding Fe-S cluster assembly protein SufB — MSATVKTIVNQPYKYGFITDIEADIIPRGLSEDVIRLISAKKEEPEFMLEFRLRAYRQWLKMTEPTWHSVQYPPINYQDIIYYSAPKKKPKQLNSLEEVDPALLETFEKLGIPISEQKRLSNVAVDAIFDSVSVATTFKEKLAKEGVIFCSISEALREYPELVQKYLGSVVPTADNYFAALNSAVFSDGSFVYIPKNTKCPMELSTYFRINSGDTGQFERTLIVAEEGSYVSYLEGCTAPMYDTNQLHAAVVELVALDNAEIKYSTVQNWYAGDEKGKGGIYNFVTKRGLCQGVNSKISWTQVETGSAITWKYPSCVLVGDNSVGEFYSVALTNNMQQADTGTKMIHVGKNTRSTIISKGISAGNSSNSYRGLVKVNPKAQGARNYSQCDSMLIGDNARANTFPYIQVQNNTAKIEHEASTSKIGEDQLFYFSQRGISSEDAISMMISGFCKDVFNQLPMEFAVEADRLLSLKLEGSVG; from the coding sequence ATGAGTGCAACTGTCAAAACCATCGTCAACCAGCCTTACAAGTACGGCTTTATTACCGACATCGAGGCAGATATCATTCCTCGCGGTCTGAGTGAAGACGTTATCCGCCTGATCTCTGCTAAGAAAGAAGAACCAGAGTTCATGTTGGAATTTCGTCTGAGAGCTTACCGTCAGTGGCTAAAGATGACAGAACCTACTTGGCACAGTGTCCAGTATCCTCCCATCAACTATCAGGATATTATCTACTATTCCGCGCCGAAAAAGAAGCCCAAGCAACTGAATAGTTTGGAAGAAGTCGATCCGGCGTTGTTGGAAACCTTTGAAAAGCTGGGGATTCCCATATCAGAACAGAAGCGTTTATCTAACGTCGCGGTAGATGCGATTTTTGACAGCGTTTCTGTAGCTACTACCTTCAAGGAAAAGTTAGCCAAAGAAGGTGTAATTTTCTGCTCGATTTCCGAAGCTTTACGGGAATATCCAGAGTTGGTACAGAAATATCTGGGTAGTGTCGTCCCAACAGCAGATAACTATTTTGCCGCACTCAATTCCGCTGTATTCAGTGACGGTTCCTTTGTCTATATTCCCAAAAACACCAAATGCCCGATGGAACTGTCTACATATTTTCGGATCAATAGCGGGGATACGGGACAGTTCGAGCGGACGTTGATTGTGGCTGAAGAGGGTAGCTACGTTTCCTACCTGGAAGGCTGCACCGCACCGATGTACGACACTAACCAGCTACACGCGGCGGTGGTGGAACTTGTCGCTTTAGACAATGCTGAAATTAAATACTCTACTGTCCAAAACTGGTATGCTGGCGATGAAAAGGGTAAAGGTGGAATCTACAACTTCGTCACCAAGCGCGGTTTGTGTCAGGGAGTGAATTCTAAAATTTCTTGGACGCAGGTAGAAACGGGTTCGGCAATTACTTGGAAGTATCCTAGTTGCGTGTTAGTCGGCGACAATTCTGTAGGTGAGTTTTATTCTGTGGCGCTGACAAATAATATGCAGCAAGCCGATACAGGAACGAAGATGATCCATGTTGGCAAGAACACCCGCAGCACGATTATTTCCAAGGGAATTTCTGCGGGGAACTCTAGCAATAGCTACCGTGGTTTGGTAAAAGTTAACCCGAAAGCACAAGGAGCGCGGAATTATTCTCAGTGCGATTCAATGTTAATTGGAGATAATGCACGGGCGAATACATTCCCCTACATTCAGGTACAAAATAACACTGCCAAGATCGAGCATGAAGCTTCGACTTCTAAGATTGGTGAAGATCAATTATTTTACTTCTCACAGCGGGGCATTTCTTCAGAAGATGCGATCTCGATGATGATTAGCGGTTTCTGTAAGGATGTGTTTAACCAACTGCCAATGGAATTTGCTGTAGAAGCAGATCGCCTGCTGAGTCTGAAACTGGAAGGTAGTGTGGGTTAA
- the sufC gene encoding Fe-S cluster assembly ATPase SufC: MIIENSEILLSVKDLTAEVDGNSILKGVNLAVRSGEIHAIMGPNGSGKSTFSKALAGHPAYEVTGGEAIFQGKNLLEMEPEERARAGVFLAFQYPLEIPGVSNLDFLRVAYNSRRKEQGLEELDAFDFDDLIQEKLDVVKMDAAFLNRSVNEGFSGGEKKRNEILQMALLEPKIAILDETDSGLDIDALKIVANGVNQLASPENATILITHYQRLLNYIVPDYVHVMARGQIIKSGGKELALELESRGYDWVLEQAGAEVGV; this comes from the coding sequence ATGATTATTGAAAATAGTGAAATTTTGCTGTCGGTGAAAGATCTGACAGCTGAAGTTGATGGGAATTCAATTCTAAAGGGAGTGAATTTAGCAGTTCGCTCTGGAGAAATCCATGCGATTATGGGACCCAATGGTTCTGGTAAAAGCACTTTTTCTAAAGCCTTAGCAGGACACCCAGCTTACGAGGTGACGGGTGGTGAAGCAATTTTTCAAGGCAAAAATTTGCTGGAAATGGAACCAGAAGAACGCGCTAGAGCTGGAGTTTTTCTGGCATTTCAGTATCCCTTAGAAATTCCTGGCGTAAGTAATTTAGATTTCTTGCGAGTTGCCTACAATTCTCGGCGGAAAGAGCAAGGTTTAGAAGAATTGGATGCATTTGATTTTGACGATTTGATCCAAGAAAAGTTAGATGTCGTCAAGATGGATGCGGCTTTCTTAAACCGCAGCGTGAATGAAGGGTTTTCTGGTGGCGAGAAGAAGCGGAACGAAATTTTGCAAATGGCACTGTTGGAACCAAAAATTGCAATTTTGGATGAAACAGATTCAGGATTAGATATTGACGCGCTGAAGATTGTTGCGAATGGCGTGAATCAATTGGCTAGTCCCGAAAATGCCACAATTCTAATTACTCACTACCAGCGATTGCTCAACTACATCGTACCGGATTACGTTCATGTGATGGCTAGGGGACAGATTATCAAGAGTGGTGGTAAAGAATTAGCACTAGAATTAGAATCCCGTGGCTATGACTGGGTTTTGGAACAGGCTGGAGCTGAGGTAGGAGTGTAA